In Erinaceus europaeus chromosome 10, mEriEur2.1, whole genome shotgun sequence, one DNA window encodes the following:
- the ARHGEF16 gene encoding rho guanine nucleotide exchange factor 16 isoform X1, translated as MSQRHSDSTLEEKFPEYRFHSELQLDVQGCPASRLPVVRGSLRAQDSVAPLLDAPAVPPSPLGDQAPADVVLSTQSPAALKMGTQQLIPRSLAVCSKAKAPARHQSFAAAVLSKDAARQDPQLLVAPSFSLDDMDMDMGPRGALRRNLRNQSYRAAMKDLEPLAVEGGSVLLTPKLQALAEEPSQPPSRCPAKNKKTLGRKRAHKGSFKDDPHFYQEIRERGLNTSHESDDDLLDEPLSPSGTQKVDTPIVVQNFRAPQVTWSQLPEVVELGILDMLPAEERKRQEAMFEILTSEYSYQHSLGILVAQFLRSPKLRSTMTQMEWHHLFSNILDVQSASQRFFEHLEQRYKEQVCVEDISDILEEHAENHFQPYIVYCSNEVYQQRVLQQLTNISARFRDELREIEKQPECGGLPMISFLILPMQRVTRLPLLADTLCLRTQGHPERFKAASCAFKAISKLVKKCNEGAHKMERMEQMCMLQKQLDFSKVKSLPLISASRWLLKRGELLMVEETGLLRKLASRPLCYLFLFSDVLVVTRKKSEDSFVVQDYAQADDIQVQKLEPSDPSLPGGGSRSSSVPHPFQVTLLRNSEGRQEKMLLASDSASDRARWITALTHKERQNQGPTNKGDLLQVEVTKAYLAKQVDEITLQQADVVLILEQEDGPDPEMLDLSKILFASFKTKIWFLISVKSTDIIKPSSHWMKLLTLNCFEQLMSLVILSIYESLFSFSTRALTGAQCLHGLTAPQGHFSFPLDRR; from the exons ATGTCACAGCGGCACTCAGACAGCACCTTGGAGGAGAAGTTTCCAGAATACCGCTTTCATTCAGAGTTGCAGCTTGATGTCCAGGGCTGCCCAGCGTCCAGGTTGCCAGTGGTCCGGGGCTCCCTGAGGGCGCAGGACAGTGTTGCCCCCCTGCTTGATGCCCCTGCGGTCCCACCCTCACCTCTGGGGGACCAGGCCCCAGCAGATGTGGTCCTGAGCACGCAGAGCCCCGCAGCCCTCAAGATGGGCACCCAGCAGCTGATCCCCAGGAGCCTGGCTGTGTGTAGCAAGGCGAAGGCCCCCGCCCGCCACCAGAGCTTTGCGGCAGCTGTGCTCAGCAAAGATGCTGCCCGGCAGGACCCCCAACTTCTGGTGGCCCCCAGCTTCTCCCTGGATGACATGGACATGGATATGGGTCCCAGGGGGGCACTGAGGCGCAACCTGCGGAACCAATCCTACCGGGCGGCCATGAAAGACCTGGAACCACTGGCTGTTGAGGGGGGCTCTGTCCTGCTCACCCCCAAGCTTCAGGCCCTGGCAGAGGAGCCCAGCCAGCCTCCTAGTCGCTGCCCAGCCAAAAATAAG AAGACCCTGGGCCGCAAGCGTGCACACAAGGGCTCCTTCAAGGATG acccccacttcTACCAGGAGATCCGGGAGCGAGGCCTCAACACCAGCCATGAGTCTGATGATGACCTCCTGGATGAGCCCCTCAGCCCCAGTGGAACCCAGAAGGTAGATACCCCCATTGTGGTCCAGAACTTCCGGGCCCCCCAGGTCACCTGGAGCCAGCTTCCAGAG GTGGTGGAGCTGGGCATCCTAGACATGCTACCTGCCGAGGAGCGCAAGAGGCAGGAG GCCATGTTTGAAATCCTCACATCCGAGTATTCATACCAGCACAGCCTGGGCATCCTGGTGGCCCAGTTTTTGAGGTCCCCAAAGCTGCGGAGCACCATGACCCAGATGGAGTGGCACCACCTCTTCTCCAATATCTTGGATGTACAGAGTGCCAGCCAGAG gTTCTTTGAACACCTGGAGCAGCGGTACAAGGAGCAGGTGTGTGTGGAGGACATCAGTGACATCCTGGAGGAGCATGCTGAGAACCACTTCCAGCCCTACATCGTTTACTGCTCCAATGAGGTCTATCAGCAGCGGGTGCTGCAGCAGCTGAC AAACATCAGTGCCAGATTCCGTGATGAACTGAGGGAAATCGAGAAGCAGCCAGAGTGTGGGGGCCTGCCCATGATCTCCTTCCTAATCCTGCCCATGCAGAGGGTCACCCGGCTGCCCCTCCTAGCTGAT ACACTCTGCCTCAGGACCCAGGGCCACCCTGAGAGGTTCAAGGCTGCCAGCTGTGCATTCAAAGCCATTAGCAAG CTGGTGAAGAAGTGCAATGAGGGGGCCCACAAGATGGAACGCATGGAGCAGATGTGCATGCTGCAAAAACAGCTGGACTTCAGTAAGGTCAAG TCACTACCCCTGATCTCTGCTTCCCGCTGGCTGCTTAAGCGCGGGGAACTCCTGATGGTAGAAGAGACTGGGCTTTTACGGAAGCTGGCCAGCCGGCCTCTGTGCTACCTCTTCCTGTTCAGTGATGTCCTGGTGGTCACCAGAAAGAAGAG TGAGGACAGCTTTGTGGTCCAGGACTATGCCCAGGCAGATGACATCCAGGTGCAGAAGCTGGAGCCCTCAGACCCGTCCCTGCCAGGTGGAGGCAGCCGCAGCTCCTCTGTGCCACACCCCTTCCAAGTGACGCTACTGCGCAACAGCGAGGGCCGCCAGGAGAAAATGctgctggcctctgactctgc GAGTGACCGGGCCCGCTGGATCACAGCACTCACCCACAAGGAGAGGCAGAACCAGGGTCCCACCAACAAAGGAG acctgctgcaggtggaggtcaCCAAGGCCTACCTGGCCAAGCAGGTGGATGAGATCACACTGCAGCAGGCAGATGTGGTGCTGATACTGGAGCAGGAGGACG gtccaGATCCTGAGATGCTGGATTTATCAAAGattctttttgcttctttcaaGACAAAGATCTGGTTTCTCATCTCAGTCAAATCCACAGACATAATCAAACCCAGTTCCCACTGGATGAAACTGTTGACATTAAACTGTTTTGAGCAGCTTATGTCTTTAGTAATTTTGAGTATTTATGAGTCGTTATTTTCTTTCTCCACCAGGgctctcactggggctcagtgcctgcatggtttaactgctcctcaaggccatttttcttttcctctagatagaaggtga
- the ARHGEF16 gene encoding rho guanine nucleotide exchange factor 16 isoform X6, with protein sequence MSQRHSDSTLEEKFPEYRFHSELQLDVQGCPASRLPVVRGSLRAQDSVAPLLDAPAVPPSPLGDQAPADVVLSTQSPAALKMGTQQLIPRSLAVCSKAKAPARHQSFAAAVLSKDAARQDPQLLVAPSFSLDDMDMDMGPRGALRRNLRNQSYRAAMKDLEPLAVEGGSVLLTPKLQALAEEPSQPPSRCPAKNKKTLGRKRAHKGSFKDDPHFYQEIRERGLNTSHESDDDLLDEPLSPSGTQKVDTPIVVQNFRAPQVTWSQLPEVVELGILDMLPAEERKRQEAMFEILTSEYSYQHSLGILVAQFLRSPKLRSTMTQMEWHHLFSNILDVQSASQRFFEHLEQRYKEQVCVEDISDILEEHAENHFQPYIVYCSNEVYQQRVLQQLTNISARFRDELREIEKQPECGGLPMISFLILPMQRVTRLPLLADTLCLRTQGHPERFKAASCAFKAISKLVKKCNEGAHKMERMEQMCMLQKQLDFSKVKSLPLISASRWLLKRGELLMVEETGLLRKLASRPLCYLFLFSDVLVVTRKKSEDSFVVQDYAQADDIQVQKLEPSDPSLPGGGSRSSSVPHPFQVTLLRNSEGRQEKMLLASDSASDRARWITALTHKERQNQGPTNKGDLLQVEVTKAYLAKQVDEITLQQADVVLILEQEDGPICRSCLCLSHAAHLSSGNCGQHLFSAGQG encoded by the exons ATGTCACAGCGGCACTCAGACAGCACCTTGGAGGAGAAGTTTCCAGAATACCGCTTTCATTCAGAGTTGCAGCTTGATGTCCAGGGCTGCCCAGCGTCCAGGTTGCCAGTGGTCCGGGGCTCCCTGAGGGCGCAGGACAGTGTTGCCCCCCTGCTTGATGCCCCTGCGGTCCCACCCTCACCTCTGGGGGACCAGGCCCCAGCAGATGTGGTCCTGAGCACGCAGAGCCCCGCAGCCCTCAAGATGGGCACCCAGCAGCTGATCCCCAGGAGCCTGGCTGTGTGTAGCAAGGCGAAGGCCCCCGCCCGCCACCAGAGCTTTGCGGCAGCTGTGCTCAGCAAAGATGCTGCCCGGCAGGACCCCCAACTTCTGGTGGCCCCCAGCTTCTCCCTGGATGACATGGACATGGATATGGGTCCCAGGGGGGCACTGAGGCGCAACCTGCGGAACCAATCCTACCGGGCGGCCATGAAAGACCTGGAACCACTGGCTGTTGAGGGGGGCTCTGTCCTGCTCACCCCCAAGCTTCAGGCCCTGGCAGAGGAGCCCAGCCAGCCTCCTAGTCGCTGCCCAGCCAAAAATAAG AAGACCCTGGGCCGCAAGCGTGCACACAAGGGCTCCTTCAAGGATG acccccacttcTACCAGGAGATCCGGGAGCGAGGCCTCAACACCAGCCATGAGTCTGATGATGACCTCCTGGATGAGCCCCTCAGCCCCAGTGGAACCCAGAAGGTAGATACCCCCATTGTGGTCCAGAACTTCCGGGCCCCCCAGGTCACCTGGAGCCAGCTTCCAGAG GTGGTGGAGCTGGGCATCCTAGACATGCTACCTGCCGAGGAGCGCAAGAGGCAGGAG GCCATGTTTGAAATCCTCACATCCGAGTATTCATACCAGCACAGCCTGGGCATCCTGGTGGCCCAGTTTTTGAGGTCCCCAAAGCTGCGGAGCACCATGACCCAGATGGAGTGGCACCACCTCTTCTCCAATATCTTGGATGTACAGAGTGCCAGCCAGAG gTTCTTTGAACACCTGGAGCAGCGGTACAAGGAGCAGGTGTGTGTGGAGGACATCAGTGACATCCTGGAGGAGCATGCTGAGAACCACTTCCAGCCCTACATCGTTTACTGCTCCAATGAGGTCTATCAGCAGCGGGTGCTGCAGCAGCTGAC AAACATCAGTGCCAGATTCCGTGATGAACTGAGGGAAATCGAGAAGCAGCCAGAGTGTGGGGGCCTGCCCATGATCTCCTTCCTAATCCTGCCCATGCAGAGGGTCACCCGGCTGCCCCTCCTAGCTGAT ACACTCTGCCTCAGGACCCAGGGCCACCCTGAGAGGTTCAAGGCTGCCAGCTGTGCATTCAAAGCCATTAGCAAG CTGGTGAAGAAGTGCAATGAGGGGGCCCACAAGATGGAACGCATGGAGCAGATGTGCATGCTGCAAAAACAGCTGGACTTCAGTAAGGTCAAG TCACTACCCCTGATCTCTGCTTCCCGCTGGCTGCTTAAGCGCGGGGAACTCCTGATGGTAGAAGAGACTGGGCTTTTACGGAAGCTGGCCAGCCGGCCTCTGTGCTACCTCTTCCTGTTCAGTGATGTCCTGGTGGTCACCAGAAAGAAGAG TGAGGACAGCTTTGTGGTCCAGGACTATGCCCAGGCAGATGACATCCAGGTGCAGAAGCTGGAGCCCTCAGACCCGTCCCTGCCAGGTGGAGGCAGCCGCAGCTCCTCTGTGCCACACCCCTTCCAAGTGACGCTACTGCGCAACAGCGAGGGCCGCCAGGAGAAAATGctgctggcctctgactctgc GAGTGACCGGGCCCGCTGGATCACAGCACTCACCCACAAGGAGAGGCAGAACCAGGGTCCCACCAACAAAGGAG acctgctgcaggtggaggtcaCCAAGGCCTACCTGGCCAAGCAGGTGGATGAGATCACACTGCAGCAGGCAGATGTGGTGCTGATACTGGAGCAGGAGGACG GGCCCATCTGTCGGTCCTGTCTGTGTCTGTCCCATGCAGCTCACCTCTCCTCTGGCAATTGTGGCCAGCacctcttctctgctggacaggggTGA
- the ARHGEF16 gene encoding rho guanine nucleotide exchange factor 16 isoform X4 encodes MSQRHSDSTLEEKFPEYRFHSELQLDVQGCPASRLPVVRGSLRAQDSVAPLLDAPAVPPSPLGDQAPADVVLSTQSPAALKMGTQQLIPRSLAVCSKAKAPARHQSFAAAVLSKDAARQDPQLLVAPSFSLDDMDMDMGPRGALRRNLRNQSYRAAMKDLEPLAVEGGSVLLTPKLQALAEEPSQPPSRCPAKNKKTLGRKRAHKGSFKDDPHFYQEIRERGLNTSHESDDDLLDEPLSPSGTQKAMFEILTSEYSYQHSLGILVAQFLRSPKLRSTMTQMEWHHLFSNILDVQSASQRFFEHLEQRYKEQVCVEDISDILEEHAENHFQPYIVYCSNEVYQQRVLQQLTNISARFRDELREIEKQPECGGLPMISFLILPMQRVTRLPLLADTLCLRTQGHPERFKAASCAFKAISKLVKKCNEGAHKMERMEQMCMLQKQLDFSKVKSLPLISASRWLLKRGELLMVEETGLLRKLASRPLCYLFLFSDVLVVTRKKSEDSFVVQDYAQADDIQVQKLEPSDPSLPGGGSRSSSVPHPFQVTLLRNSEGRQEKMLLASDSASDRARWITALTHKERQNQGPTNKGDLLQVEVTKAYLAKQVDEITLQQADVVLILEQEDGPDPEMLDLSKILFASFKTKIWFLISVKSTDIIKPSSHWMKLLTLNCFEQLMSLVILSIYESLFSFSTRALTGAQCLHGLTAPQGHFSFPLDRR; translated from the exons ATGTCACAGCGGCACTCAGACAGCACCTTGGAGGAGAAGTTTCCAGAATACCGCTTTCATTCAGAGTTGCAGCTTGATGTCCAGGGCTGCCCAGCGTCCAGGTTGCCAGTGGTCCGGGGCTCCCTGAGGGCGCAGGACAGTGTTGCCCCCCTGCTTGATGCCCCTGCGGTCCCACCCTCACCTCTGGGGGACCAGGCCCCAGCAGATGTGGTCCTGAGCACGCAGAGCCCCGCAGCCCTCAAGATGGGCACCCAGCAGCTGATCCCCAGGAGCCTGGCTGTGTGTAGCAAGGCGAAGGCCCCCGCCCGCCACCAGAGCTTTGCGGCAGCTGTGCTCAGCAAAGATGCTGCCCGGCAGGACCCCCAACTTCTGGTGGCCCCCAGCTTCTCCCTGGATGACATGGACATGGATATGGGTCCCAGGGGGGCACTGAGGCGCAACCTGCGGAACCAATCCTACCGGGCGGCCATGAAAGACCTGGAACCACTGGCTGTTGAGGGGGGCTCTGTCCTGCTCACCCCCAAGCTTCAGGCCCTGGCAGAGGAGCCCAGCCAGCCTCCTAGTCGCTGCCCAGCCAAAAATAAG AAGACCCTGGGCCGCAAGCGTGCACACAAGGGCTCCTTCAAGGATG acccccacttcTACCAGGAGATCCGGGAGCGAGGCCTCAACACCAGCCATGAGTCTGATGATGACCTCCTGGATGAGCCCCTCAGCCCCAGTGGAACCCAGAAG GCCATGTTTGAAATCCTCACATCCGAGTATTCATACCAGCACAGCCTGGGCATCCTGGTGGCCCAGTTTTTGAGGTCCCCAAAGCTGCGGAGCACCATGACCCAGATGGAGTGGCACCACCTCTTCTCCAATATCTTGGATGTACAGAGTGCCAGCCAGAG gTTCTTTGAACACCTGGAGCAGCGGTACAAGGAGCAGGTGTGTGTGGAGGACATCAGTGACATCCTGGAGGAGCATGCTGAGAACCACTTCCAGCCCTACATCGTTTACTGCTCCAATGAGGTCTATCAGCAGCGGGTGCTGCAGCAGCTGAC AAACATCAGTGCCAGATTCCGTGATGAACTGAGGGAAATCGAGAAGCAGCCAGAGTGTGGGGGCCTGCCCATGATCTCCTTCCTAATCCTGCCCATGCAGAGGGTCACCCGGCTGCCCCTCCTAGCTGAT ACACTCTGCCTCAGGACCCAGGGCCACCCTGAGAGGTTCAAGGCTGCCAGCTGTGCATTCAAAGCCATTAGCAAG CTGGTGAAGAAGTGCAATGAGGGGGCCCACAAGATGGAACGCATGGAGCAGATGTGCATGCTGCAAAAACAGCTGGACTTCAGTAAGGTCAAG TCACTACCCCTGATCTCTGCTTCCCGCTGGCTGCTTAAGCGCGGGGAACTCCTGATGGTAGAAGAGACTGGGCTTTTACGGAAGCTGGCCAGCCGGCCTCTGTGCTACCTCTTCCTGTTCAGTGATGTCCTGGTGGTCACCAGAAAGAAGAG TGAGGACAGCTTTGTGGTCCAGGACTATGCCCAGGCAGATGACATCCAGGTGCAGAAGCTGGAGCCCTCAGACCCGTCCCTGCCAGGTGGAGGCAGCCGCAGCTCCTCTGTGCCACACCCCTTCCAAGTGACGCTACTGCGCAACAGCGAGGGCCGCCAGGAGAAAATGctgctggcctctgactctgc GAGTGACCGGGCCCGCTGGATCACAGCACTCACCCACAAGGAGAGGCAGAACCAGGGTCCCACCAACAAAGGAG acctgctgcaggtggaggtcaCCAAGGCCTACCTGGCCAAGCAGGTGGATGAGATCACACTGCAGCAGGCAGATGTGGTGCTGATACTGGAGCAGGAGGACG gtccaGATCCTGAGATGCTGGATTTATCAAAGattctttttgcttctttcaaGACAAAGATCTGGTTTCTCATCTCAGTCAAATCCACAGACATAATCAAACCCAGTTCCCACTGGATGAAACTGTTGACATTAAACTGTTTTGAGCAGCTTATGTCTTTAGTAATTTTGAGTATTTATGAGTCGTTATTTTCTTTCTCCACCAGGgctctcactggggctcagtgcctgcatggtttaactgctcctcaaggccatttttcttttcctctagatagaaggtga
- the ARHGEF16 gene encoding rho guanine nucleotide exchange factor 16 isoform X5 — translation MSQRHSDSTLEEKFPEYRFHSELQLDVQGCPASRLPVVRGSLRAQDSVAPLLDAPAVPPSPLGDQAPADVVLSTQSPAALKMGTQQLIPRSLAVCSKAKAPARHQSFAAAVLSKDAARQDPQLLVAPSFSLDDMDMDMGPRGALRRNLRNQSYRAAMKDLEPLAVEGGSVLLTPKLQALAEEPSQPPSRCPAKNKKTLGRKRAHKGSFKDDPHFYQEIRERGLNTSHESDDDLLDEPLSPSGTQKVDTPIVVQNFRAPQVTWSQLPEVVELGILDMLPAEERKRQEAMFEILTSEYSYQHSLGILVAQFLRSPKLRSTMTQMEWHHLFSNILDVQSASQRFFEHLEQRYKEQVCVEDISDILEEHAENHFQPYIVYCSNEVYQQRVLQQLTNISARFRDELREIEKQPECGGLPMISFLILPMQRVTRLPLLADTLCLRTQGHPERFKAASCAFKAISKLVKKCNEGAHKMERMEQMCMLQKQLDFSKVKSLPLISASRWLLKRGELLMVEETGLLRKLASRPLCYLFLFSDVLVVTRKKSEDSFVVQDYAQADDIQVQKLEPSDPSLPGGGSRSSSVPHPFQVTLLRNSEGRQEKMLLASDSASDRARWITALTHKERQNQGPTNKGDLLQVEVTKAYLAKQVDEITLQQADVVLILEQEDGWFYGERLRDGEMGWFPEDFARCITSRVAVEGNVRRLERLRVETDV, via the exons ATGTCACAGCGGCACTCAGACAGCACCTTGGAGGAGAAGTTTCCAGAATACCGCTTTCATTCAGAGTTGCAGCTTGATGTCCAGGGCTGCCCAGCGTCCAGGTTGCCAGTGGTCCGGGGCTCCCTGAGGGCGCAGGACAGTGTTGCCCCCCTGCTTGATGCCCCTGCGGTCCCACCCTCACCTCTGGGGGACCAGGCCCCAGCAGATGTGGTCCTGAGCACGCAGAGCCCCGCAGCCCTCAAGATGGGCACCCAGCAGCTGATCCCCAGGAGCCTGGCTGTGTGTAGCAAGGCGAAGGCCCCCGCCCGCCACCAGAGCTTTGCGGCAGCTGTGCTCAGCAAAGATGCTGCCCGGCAGGACCCCCAACTTCTGGTGGCCCCCAGCTTCTCCCTGGATGACATGGACATGGATATGGGTCCCAGGGGGGCACTGAGGCGCAACCTGCGGAACCAATCCTACCGGGCGGCCATGAAAGACCTGGAACCACTGGCTGTTGAGGGGGGCTCTGTCCTGCTCACCCCCAAGCTTCAGGCCCTGGCAGAGGAGCCCAGCCAGCCTCCTAGTCGCTGCCCAGCCAAAAATAAG AAGACCCTGGGCCGCAAGCGTGCACACAAGGGCTCCTTCAAGGATG acccccacttcTACCAGGAGATCCGGGAGCGAGGCCTCAACACCAGCCATGAGTCTGATGATGACCTCCTGGATGAGCCCCTCAGCCCCAGTGGAACCCAGAAGGTAGATACCCCCATTGTGGTCCAGAACTTCCGGGCCCCCCAGGTCACCTGGAGCCAGCTTCCAGAG GTGGTGGAGCTGGGCATCCTAGACATGCTACCTGCCGAGGAGCGCAAGAGGCAGGAG GCCATGTTTGAAATCCTCACATCCGAGTATTCATACCAGCACAGCCTGGGCATCCTGGTGGCCCAGTTTTTGAGGTCCCCAAAGCTGCGGAGCACCATGACCCAGATGGAGTGGCACCACCTCTTCTCCAATATCTTGGATGTACAGAGTGCCAGCCAGAG gTTCTTTGAACACCTGGAGCAGCGGTACAAGGAGCAGGTGTGTGTGGAGGACATCAGTGACATCCTGGAGGAGCATGCTGAGAACCACTTCCAGCCCTACATCGTTTACTGCTCCAATGAGGTCTATCAGCAGCGGGTGCTGCAGCAGCTGAC AAACATCAGTGCCAGATTCCGTGATGAACTGAGGGAAATCGAGAAGCAGCCAGAGTGTGGGGGCCTGCCCATGATCTCCTTCCTAATCCTGCCCATGCAGAGGGTCACCCGGCTGCCCCTCCTAGCTGAT ACACTCTGCCTCAGGACCCAGGGCCACCCTGAGAGGTTCAAGGCTGCCAGCTGTGCATTCAAAGCCATTAGCAAG CTGGTGAAGAAGTGCAATGAGGGGGCCCACAAGATGGAACGCATGGAGCAGATGTGCATGCTGCAAAAACAGCTGGACTTCAGTAAGGTCAAG TCACTACCCCTGATCTCTGCTTCCCGCTGGCTGCTTAAGCGCGGGGAACTCCTGATGGTAGAAGAGACTGGGCTTTTACGGAAGCTGGCCAGCCGGCCTCTGTGCTACCTCTTCCTGTTCAGTGATGTCCTGGTGGTCACCAGAAAGAAGAG TGAGGACAGCTTTGTGGTCCAGGACTATGCCCAGGCAGATGACATCCAGGTGCAGAAGCTGGAGCCCTCAGACCCGTCCCTGCCAGGTGGAGGCAGCCGCAGCTCCTCTGTGCCACACCCCTTCCAAGTGACGCTACTGCGCAACAGCGAGGGCCGCCAGGAGAAAATGctgctggcctctgactctgc GAGTGACCGGGCCCGCTGGATCACAGCACTCACCCACAAGGAGAGGCAGAACCAGGGTCCCACCAACAAAGGAG acctgctgcaggtggaggtcaCCAAGGCCTACCTGGCCAAGCAGGTGGATGAGATCACACTGCAGCAGGCAGATGTGGTGCTGATACTGGAGCAGGAGGACG GCTGGTTCTACGGTGAGAGGCTACGAGATGGAGAGATGGGCTGGTTCCCTGAGGACTTTGCCCGTTGCATCACCAGCCGCGTGGCCGTGGAGGGCAACGTGCGCAGGCTAGAGCGGCTACGGGTGGAGACGGATGTgtag
- the ARHGEF16 gene encoding rho guanine nucleotide exchange factor 16 isoform X2, whose translation MSQRHSDSTLEEKFPEYRFHSELQLDVQGCPASRLPVVRGSLRAQDSVAPLLDAPAVPPSPLGDQAPADVVLSTQSPAALKMGTQQLIPRSLAVCSKAKAPARHQSFAAAVLSKDAARQDPQLLVAPSFSLDDMDMDMGPRGALRRNLRNQSYRAAMKDLEPLAVEGGSVLLTPKLQALAEEPSQPPSRCPAKNKKTLGRKRAHKGSFKDDPHFYQEIRERGLNTSHESDDDLLDEPLSPSGTQKVDTPIVVQNFRAPQVTWSQLPEAMFEILTSEYSYQHSLGILVAQFLRSPKLRSTMTQMEWHHLFSNILDVQSASQRFFEHLEQRYKEQVCVEDISDILEEHAENHFQPYIVYCSNEVYQQRVLQQLTNISARFRDELREIEKQPECGGLPMISFLILPMQRVTRLPLLADTLCLRTQGHPERFKAASCAFKAISKLVKKCNEGAHKMERMEQMCMLQKQLDFSKVKSLPLISASRWLLKRGELLMVEETGLLRKLASRPLCYLFLFSDVLVVTRKKSEDSFVVQDYAQADDIQVQKLEPSDPSLPGGGSRSSSVPHPFQVTLLRNSEGRQEKMLLASDSASDRARWITALTHKERQNQGPTNKGDLLQVEVTKAYLAKQVDEITLQQADVVLILEQEDGPDPEMLDLSKILFASFKTKIWFLISVKSTDIIKPSSHWMKLLTLNCFEQLMSLVILSIYESLFSFSTRALTGAQCLHGLTAPQGHFSFPLDRR comes from the exons ATGTCACAGCGGCACTCAGACAGCACCTTGGAGGAGAAGTTTCCAGAATACCGCTTTCATTCAGAGTTGCAGCTTGATGTCCAGGGCTGCCCAGCGTCCAGGTTGCCAGTGGTCCGGGGCTCCCTGAGGGCGCAGGACAGTGTTGCCCCCCTGCTTGATGCCCCTGCGGTCCCACCCTCACCTCTGGGGGACCAGGCCCCAGCAGATGTGGTCCTGAGCACGCAGAGCCCCGCAGCCCTCAAGATGGGCACCCAGCAGCTGATCCCCAGGAGCCTGGCTGTGTGTAGCAAGGCGAAGGCCCCCGCCCGCCACCAGAGCTTTGCGGCAGCTGTGCTCAGCAAAGATGCTGCCCGGCAGGACCCCCAACTTCTGGTGGCCCCCAGCTTCTCCCTGGATGACATGGACATGGATATGGGTCCCAGGGGGGCACTGAGGCGCAACCTGCGGAACCAATCCTACCGGGCGGCCATGAAAGACCTGGAACCACTGGCTGTTGAGGGGGGCTCTGTCCTGCTCACCCCCAAGCTTCAGGCCCTGGCAGAGGAGCCCAGCCAGCCTCCTAGTCGCTGCCCAGCCAAAAATAAG AAGACCCTGGGCCGCAAGCGTGCACACAAGGGCTCCTTCAAGGATG acccccacttcTACCAGGAGATCCGGGAGCGAGGCCTCAACACCAGCCATGAGTCTGATGATGACCTCCTGGATGAGCCCCTCAGCCCCAGTGGAACCCAGAAGGTAGATACCCCCATTGTGGTCCAGAACTTCCGGGCCCCCCAGGTCACCTGGAGCCAGCTTCCAGAG GCCATGTTTGAAATCCTCACATCCGAGTATTCATACCAGCACAGCCTGGGCATCCTGGTGGCCCAGTTTTTGAGGTCCCCAAAGCTGCGGAGCACCATGACCCAGATGGAGTGGCACCACCTCTTCTCCAATATCTTGGATGTACAGAGTGCCAGCCAGAG gTTCTTTGAACACCTGGAGCAGCGGTACAAGGAGCAGGTGTGTGTGGAGGACATCAGTGACATCCTGGAGGAGCATGCTGAGAACCACTTCCAGCCCTACATCGTTTACTGCTCCAATGAGGTCTATCAGCAGCGGGTGCTGCAGCAGCTGAC AAACATCAGTGCCAGATTCCGTGATGAACTGAGGGAAATCGAGAAGCAGCCAGAGTGTGGGGGCCTGCCCATGATCTCCTTCCTAATCCTGCCCATGCAGAGGGTCACCCGGCTGCCCCTCCTAGCTGAT ACACTCTGCCTCAGGACCCAGGGCCACCCTGAGAGGTTCAAGGCTGCCAGCTGTGCATTCAAAGCCATTAGCAAG CTGGTGAAGAAGTGCAATGAGGGGGCCCACAAGATGGAACGCATGGAGCAGATGTGCATGCTGCAAAAACAGCTGGACTTCAGTAAGGTCAAG TCACTACCCCTGATCTCTGCTTCCCGCTGGCTGCTTAAGCGCGGGGAACTCCTGATGGTAGAAGAGACTGGGCTTTTACGGAAGCTGGCCAGCCGGCCTCTGTGCTACCTCTTCCTGTTCAGTGATGTCCTGGTGGTCACCAGAAAGAAGAG TGAGGACAGCTTTGTGGTCCAGGACTATGCCCAGGCAGATGACATCCAGGTGCAGAAGCTGGAGCCCTCAGACCCGTCCCTGCCAGGTGGAGGCAGCCGCAGCTCCTCTGTGCCACACCCCTTCCAAGTGACGCTACTGCGCAACAGCGAGGGCCGCCAGGAGAAAATGctgctggcctctgactctgc GAGTGACCGGGCCCGCTGGATCACAGCACTCACCCACAAGGAGAGGCAGAACCAGGGTCCCACCAACAAAGGAG acctgctgcaggtggaggtcaCCAAGGCCTACCTGGCCAAGCAGGTGGATGAGATCACACTGCAGCAGGCAGATGTGGTGCTGATACTGGAGCAGGAGGACG gtccaGATCCTGAGATGCTGGATTTATCAAAGattctttttgcttctttcaaGACAAAGATCTGGTTTCTCATCTCAGTCAAATCCACAGACATAATCAAACCCAGTTCCCACTGGATGAAACTGTTGACATTAAACTGTTTTGAGCAGCTTATGTCTTTAGTAATTTTGAGTATTTATGAGTCGTTATTTTCTTTCTCCACCAGGgctctcactggggctcagtgcctgcatggtttaactgctcctcaaggccatttttcttttcctctagatagaaggtga